The Rhinoderma darwinii isolate aRhiDar2 chromosome 11, aRhiDar2.hap1, whole genome shotgun sequence genome window below encodes:
- the LOC142663742 gene encoding uncharacterized protein LOC142663742: MIKNRLEKCLMLSSDCNIDNDKPAHNSPGHYPISHNITDSHNGRIAHGSGNKYQCSECGKCFTQNGSLNVHKIIHTGEKPFSCSECGKLFMRKSDLVRHYRVHTGEKPFVCSLCGKCFSQKSKLVSHQRTHTGEILFPCPECGRCFTNRAILATHLKFHSGENPFQCSDCGTCFQYKLYVVKHQITHTKTKPFSCSECGKYLTNKGALIYHLRTHTGEKPFSCSECGRCFTSKGHLVTHKRTHTGEKPFSCAKCGKRFARKADMAIHQIMHSIEEPFSCSN, from the coding sequence ATGATCAAGAATAGACTGGAGAAATGTCTCATGTTGTCTTCTGATTGTAACATAGACAATGACAAGCCCGCACACAATTCTCCAGGACATTACCCCATTTCTCACAATATAACAGACTCCCATAATGGTAGAATAGCCCATGGAAGTGGTAACAAGTATCAGTGCTCTGAATGCGGGAAATGTTTTACCCAAAACGGGTCTCTTAACGTCCATAAAATAatccacacaggggagaaaccctTCTCTTGTTCAGAATGCGGAAAATTGTTTATGCGTAAATCTGACCTGGTTAGACATTACCGAGTTCACACTGGAGAAAAGCCCTTTGTATGTTCATTGTGTGGGAAGTGTTTCAGTCAAAAGTCAAAGCTTGTAAGTCATCAACGTACCCACACGGGCGAAATCCTCTTCCCATGTCCCGagtgtggaagatgttttacaaaTCGAGCTATACTTGCAACACATCTGAAATTTCACTCAGGAGAGAACCCATTTCAGTGTTCCGATTGTGGGACGTGTTTTCAGTACAAATTGTATGTTGTTAAACATCAAATAACTCACACCAAGACAAAACCCTTTTCTTGTTCGGAGTGTGGAAAATATTTGACCAACAAGGGCGCCCTCATCTATCACTTGAGGAcacacacaggggagaaaccttTCTCCTGTTCTGAATGTGGGCGATGTTTTACAAGTAAAGGACACCTTGTCACTCATAAGCGGacccacacaggggagaagccattttcatgtgcaAAATGTGGGAAACGTTTTGCCCGTAAGGCAGACATGGCGATACATCAAATCATGCACTCAATCGAGGAGCCGTTTTCATGCTCCAACTGA